A region from the Musa acuminata AAA Group cultivar baxijiao chromosome BXJ1-10, Cavendish_Baxijiao_AAA, whole genome shotgun sequence genome encodes:
- the LOC135596040 gene encoding glucan endo-1,3-beta-glucosidase 11-like isoform X3: MAVSILLRSRIVSMFLLYNLLSSEFGFLRLGSSLGINYGQVANNLPSPEQVRLLLTSLRITKTRIYDTNPRVLTAFANTGIDLIVTVPNEAVGVMMDPRQALQWVMTNVQPYFPATKITGISVGNEVYTSDDPTLMSNLVPALLSIHSALVQLGLDSYIHVSTANSLAVLENSYPPSMGSFKPEMANLLVPFLQFLAATKSPFWINAYPYFAYKDSPAKVSLDYVLFNPNAGMVDPYTKLRYDNMLYAQVDAVIFAIARLGYGAVDVRVSETGWPSKGDPNEVGATVENARAYNRNLLLRQIRSEGTPVRPNQRLEVYLFALFNEDMKPGPTSERNYGLYQPDGTMVYNVGLAALTSSASVSLTSSATRDMRKEVGSLWKMERP; this comes from the exons aTGGCTGTCTCCATCTTGCTCAGGTCAAGGATAGTTTCGATGTTCCTTCTGTATAACCTTTTATCCTCAG AGTTTGGCTTCCTTCGACTTGGTTCTTCGCTAGGCATCAACTACGGGCAGGTAGCCAACAATCTACCATCGCCGGAACAAGTGCGCCTCCTCTTGACCTCCCTCAGGATCACCAAGACGAGGATTTACGACACCAACCCTCGAGTCCTCACAGCATTCGCCAACACCGGCATCGACCTCATCGTGACGGTGCCGAACGAGGCCGTGGGCGTGATGATGGACCCTCGACAAGCTCTGCAATGGGTCATGACCAACGTACAACCCTACTTTCCGGCCACGAAGATTACCGGCATCTCCGTCGGCAACGAAGTGTACACGAGCGACGACCCGACCTTGATGTCGAACCTCGTCCCGGCGCTGCTCAGCATCCACTCCGCCCTCGTCCAACTCGGCCTCGACTCGTACATTCACGTGTCGACGGCGAATTCGCTGGCGGTGCTGGAGAACTCGTACCCGCCGTCGATGGGGTCATTCAAGCCGGAGATGGCGAACCTGTTGGTGCCGTTCCTTCAGTTCCTGGCCGCGACGAAATCGCCCTTCTGGATCAATGCGTACCCCTACTTCGCCTACAAGGATAGCCCTGCGAAGGTCTCGCTAGACTACGTTCTGTTCAACCCGAACGCAGGGATGGTGGATCCTTACACCAAGCTTCGCTACGACAACATGCTGTACGCTCAAGTGGACGCCGTCATCTTCGCCATTGCCCGGTTGGGCTACGGCGCCGTGGACGTCAGGGTGTCGGAGACCGGATGGCCATCGAAAGGCGACCCCAACGAGGTCGGCGCCACCGTGGAGAACGCCAGGGCTTACAACAGGAACCTGCTCCTGAGGCAGATCAGGAGCGAGGGGACTCCGGTGAGGCCAAACCAGAGATTGGAGGTCTACTTGTTTGCCCTGTTCAACGAGGACATGAAGCCCGGGCCGACCTCGGAGCGGAACTACGGACTGTATCAACCCGACGGGACCATGGTCTATAACGTCGGCCTGGCCGCATTGACATCTTCTGCATCCGTTTCTCTCACATCTTCCGCGACAAGG GACATGAGGAAGGAAGTTGGCAGCTTGTG GAAAATGGAGAGACCATGA
- the LOC135596038 gene encoding probable beta-1,3-galactosyltransferase 13: MPKSPRVFHTSPHSRFRHLASTSAFSLVCLVFGITGILFGVISVSLPVRRCLDLEHRSVSVVWDHGGGTGGGGTAERRKVMAFVGIQTGFGSVGRRRSIRRTWLPSHRQGLLRLEEATGLAFRFVVGKTKDKSKMAALQLEVKEYDDFMLLDIEEEYSNLPHKTLAFFKAAFALYDSDFYVKADDDIYLRPDRLSLLLAKERQNPQTYLGCMKKGPVFTDPKLKWYEPLAYLLGEEYFLHAYGPIYALSADVVSSLVALRNNSIRMFSNEDVTVGAWMLGMNVNHENVHSLCEPDCTSSSIAVWDIPNCSGLCNPEVKMLELHKREICSGGSTTSNG, translated from the exons ATGCCGAAGTCGCCCAGGGTCTTCCACACTAGCCCGCACTCCCGCTTTCGGCACCTCGCCTCCACCTCCGCTTTCTCCCTCGTTTGCCTCGTCTTTGGCATCACCGGAATCCTCTTCGGCGTCATCTCCGTCTCGCTGCCCGTCCGAAGGTGCCTCGATTTGGAGCACAGGTCGGTCTCCGTGGTGTGGGACCACGGCGGCGGCACCGGTGGCGGCGGGACGGCGGAACGGCGCAAGGTGATGGCCTTCGTCGGGATCCAGACGGGGTTCGGATCCGTCGGCCGGCGGAGATCCATCAGGCGGACGTGGTTGCCCTCCCATCGCCAAGGACTCCTTCG CTTGGAAGAAGCGACCGGTTTGGCTTTCAGATTTGTTGTCGGGAAGACTAAGGATAAATCGAAAATGGCGGCGCTTCAACTGGAGGTGAAGGAATACGACGATTTCATGCTTCTAGATATCGAGGAAGAGTACAGCAATCTCCCACATAAGAC GTTAGCATTCTTCAAAGCAGCCTTTGCATTGTATGATTCCGATTTCTATGTTAAAGCTGATGATGACATCTATTTGAGGCCAG ACCGTCTCTCGCTGCTTTTGGCTAAAGAACGGCAGAATCCTCAAACTTATCTTGGATGCATGAAGAAGGGACCTGTATTTACTGACCCAAAACTCAAATG GTATGAGCCACTAGCATACTTGCTCGGAGAGGAATATTTCCTTCATGCTTATGGTCCTATATATGCACTTTCAGCAGATGTGGTCTCGAGCTTGGTTGCACTGAGAAACAACAG TATCCGAATGTTCAGCAACGAGGATGTGACAGTAGGAGCTTGGATGCTTGGAATGAATGTCAACCACGAGAACGTCCATTCTCTTTGTGAGCCTGACTGCACGTCATCATCGATTGCCGTTTGGGATATTCCAAATTGCTCAG GTCTCTGCAATCCAGAAGTGAAGATGTTAGAGCTCCACAAAAGGGAGATTTGTTCGGGTGGTTCAACAACTTCGAATGGATGA
- the LOC135596039 gene encoding inactive TPR repeat-containing thioredoxin TTL3-like gives MSHLVDASGARTHKSSSEPALDSVSDRLRTALSFEANKPDSKDFPDLSSPVSPLPTRPAATTSSSGSSGSISGKPASHADSKRSDLGLSGRRSHSGELLLAPNEPIPGAMETRSSKPGHRRSGSVPLIYTGGSFSSGSTSGSGSGSSSASSPVTNVLPAGNICPSGKIVKTGMMSRSAVRADVLGSGTGNYGHGNIVRGGTNAAGGGKPPEVVASNGVDSALRRAMVSMDPEEVKRVGNEQYRKGQFAEALKLYDRAIALCPDSAVCRSNRAAALTGLRRLGEAVKECEEALLLDPAFGRAHQRLASLLLRLGQVENARRHLVSAGPHPDPVELQKLQAVERHLNRYADARKFGDWKTALKETVAAIAEGADSSLLLMASKAEAHLRLHQLEEADLAISAASKLESLSSSSSNSKFFGMLSDSYMYVVRAQVEMVRGRFENAVAAAEKARQVDPGNVEVSMMLNNVRSVSRSRVLGNELFNSGKFVEASLAYGEGLKYDPSNPVLYCNRAACRSKLGQWEKTIEDCNQALVIQPDYAKALLRRAASYTKLERWTEAVRDYEVLRKELPGDTEVAEALFHAQVALKTSRGEEVSNLKFGGEVEEIKGFEQFQAAITLPGVSVVHFMVAFNHNCNQITPFVNALCTRYPSVNFLKVDVNAIPAVGEAENVRMVPTFKIYKNGAKVKELICPNQQALEYSLRHYGL, from the exons ATGTCGCATCTTGTCGACGCCTCCGGCGCCAGAACCCACAAGTCGAGCAGCGAACCGGCGCTGGACTCCGTTTCGGATCGTCTCCGCACTGCTTTAAGCTTCGAGGCCAACAAGCCCGACTCCAAGGACTTCCCCGACCTCAGCTCTCCTGTTTCGCCCCTCCCGACTCGCCCCGCCGCCACCACCAGCAGCTCCGGCTCCTCCGGTTCCATCTCCGGTAAGCCCGCCTCTCATGCCGACTCCAAAAGATCCGATCTTGGCCTCTCCGGGAGGCGTTCTCACTCCGGCGAGCTCCTTCTGGCCCCCAATGAGCCCATCCCCGGTGCCATGGAAACCAGGAGCTCCAAACCCGGGCACCGTCGTTCCGGCTCCGTTCCACTTATCTACACCGGTGGCAGCTTCTCGTCCGGCTCCACCTCCGGTTCCGGTTCCGGTAGCAGCTCCGCGAGCTCTCCGGTGACCAATGTGCTCCCGGCAGGGAACATATGTCCGTCGGGAAAGATTGTCAAGACGGGCATGATGAGCCGGAGTGCAGTGAGGGCCGACGTGCTTGGATCTGGAACTGGGAATTACGGCCACGGGAATATAGTGAGGGGCGGGACTAACGCTGCTGGTGGAGGAAAGCCACCTGAAGTGGTGGCGAGCAATGGAGTGGATTCTGCACTGAGAAGGGCGATGGTCAGTATGGATCCGGAGGAGGTGAAGAGGGTAGGGAATGAACAATATCGGAAAGGGCAGTTTGCAGAGGCTTTGAAACTTTACGACAGGGCGATCGCGTTGTGCCCCGACAGCGCCGTCTGCCGCAGCAACCGGGCGGCGGCACTTACAGGTCTTCGGAGATTAGGGGAGGCGGTGAAGGAGTGCGAAGAGGCCTTGCTTCTGGATCCGGCATTTGGGCGTGCTCACCAGAGGCTGGCATCCTTGCTTTTAAG ATTAGGACAGGTCGAGAATGCTCGGAGGCATCTCGTCTCAGCTGGTCCACATCCGGATCCTGTTGAGTTGCAGAAGCTGCAAGCTGTGGAGAGGCATTTGAACAGATATGCGGATGCCCGAAAGTTTGGAGATTGGAAAACTGCGTTAAAGGAGACCGTTGCTGCCATTGCCGAAGGAGCAGACTCTTCACTATTG CTCATGGCTTCAAAAGCAGAAGCACATCTCCGGCTCCATCAGCTAGAGGAAGCTGATTTAGCTATATCTGCTGCATCCAAACTCGAGAGCTTATCCTCATCATCCTCAAACTCAAAGTTCTTTGGTATGTTGTCCGATTCGTACATGTATGTTGTCCGTGCTCAAGTTGAAATGGTCCGTGGAAG GTTTGAAAACGCAGTTGCTGCAGCTGAGAAAGCCAGGCAGGTGGATCCTGGAAATGTAGAGGTGTCCATGATGCTGAACAATGTTAGATCAGTATCCCGATCACGAGTGTTAGGCAATGAACTTTTCAATTCTGGAAAATTTGTGGAAGCAAGCTTAGCTTATGGGGAAGGGCTCAAGTATGACCCCTCAAACCCTGTCCTGTACTGCAATAGAGCTGCTTGCAGATCCAAGCTTGGACAATGGGAGAAGACTATCGAGGACTGCAATCAAGCCCTCGTGATTCAACCCGACTACGCCAAGGCTCTTCTTAGACGTGCTGCCTCATATACCAAG CTTGAGCGATGGACGGAAGCTGTGAGAGACTATGAGGTTCTCAGGAAGGAACTTCCAGGAGATACGGAGGTGGCTGAGGCCCTCTTTCATGCCCAGGTGGCACTGAAAACCTCTCGAGGTGAGGAGGTCTCCAATCTGAAGTTTGGTGGGGAGGTCGAGGAGATCAAAGGGTTTGAACAATTCCAAGCAGCCATAACTTTACCTG GAGTTTCTGTTGTCCATTTCATGGTGGCATTCAACCACAATTGCAATCAGATCACCCCGTTTGTGAATGCACTCTGTACGAGGTATCCATCAGTGAACTTTCTGAAG GTCGATGTGAATGCGATCCCTGCAGTCGGCGAAGCTGAGAATGTGAGGATGGTACCGACCTTTAAGATCTACAAGAATGGGGCAAAAGTAAAGGAGTTGATTTGCCCCAATCAGCAAGCATTGGAATACTCTTTAAGACACTACGGTTTATAG
- the LOC135596040 gene encoding glucan endo-1,3-beta-glucosidase 11-like isoform X1 produces MAVSILLRSRIVSMFLLYNLLSSEFGFLRLGSSLGINYGQVANNLPSPEQVRLLLTSLRITKTRIYDTNPRVLTAFANTGIDLIVTVPNEAVGVMMDPRQALQWVMTNVQPYFPATKITGISVGNEVYTSDDPTLMSNLVPALLSIHSALVQLGLDSYIHVSTANSLAVLENSYPPSMGSFKPEMANLLVPFLQFLAATKSPFWINAYPYFAYKDSPAKVSLDYVLFNPNAGMVDPYTKLRYDNMLYAQVDAVIFAIARLGYGAVDVRVSETGWPSKGDPNEVGATVENARAYNRNLLLRQIRSEGTPVRPNQRLEVYLFALFNEDMKPGPTSERNYGLYQPDGTMVYNVGLAALTSSASVSLTSSATRENGETMNRIHVMGLPLCPNTTKKKKQQRQYTSGGTKAIESFATWNALRWLYNMMFPFSLCFFDSLLKCNHKLNKERVPLFGGELIAFCCLAFTIP; encoded by the exons aTGGCTGTCTCCATCTTGCTCAGGTCAAGGATAGTTTCGATGTTCCTTCTGTATAACCTTTTATCCTCAG AGTTTGGCTTCCTTCGACTTGGTTCTTCGCTAGGCATCAACTACGGGCAGGTAGCCAACAATCTACCATCGCCGGAACAAGTGCGCCTCCTCTTGACCTCCCTCAGGATCACCAAGACGAGGATTTACGACACCAACCCTCGAGTCCTCACAGCATTCGCCAACACCGGCATCGACCTCATCGTGACGGTGCCGAACGAGGCCGTGGGCGTGATGATGGACCCTCGACAAGCTCTGCAATGGGTCATGACCAACGTACAACCCTACTTTCCGGCCACGAAGATTACCGGCATCTCCGTCGGCAACGAAGTGTACACGAGCGACGACCCGACCTTGATGTCGAACCTCGTCCCGGCGCTGCTCAGCATCCACTCCGCCCTCGTCCAACTCGGCCTCGACTCGTACATTCACGTGTCGACGGCGAATTCGCTGGCGGTGCTGGAGAACTCGTACCCGCCGTCGATGGGGTCATTCAAGCCGGAGATGGCGAACCTGTTGGTGCCGTTCCTTCAGTTCCTGGCCGCGACGAAATCGCCCTTCTGGATCAATGCGTACCCCTACTTCGCCTACAAGGATAGCCCTGCGAAGGTCTCGCTAGACTACGTTCTGTTCAACCCGAACGCAGGGATGGTGGATCCTTACACCAAGCTTCGCTACGACAACATGCTGTACGCTCAAGTGGACGCCGTCATCTTCGCCATTGCCCGGTTGGGCTACGGCGCCGTGGACGTCAGGGTGTCGGAGACCGGATGGCCATCGAAAGGCGACCCCAACGAGGTCGGCGCCACCGTGGAGAACGCCAGGGCTTACAACAGGAACCTGCTCCTGAGGCAGATCAGGAGCGAGGGGACTCCGGTGAGGCCAAACCAGAGATTGGAGGTCTACTTGTTTGCCCTGTTCAACGAGGACATGAAGCCCGGGCCGACCTCGGAGCGGAACTACGGACTGTATCAACCCGACGGGACCATGGTCTATAACGTCGGCCTGGCCGCATTGACATCTTCTGCATCCGTTTCTCTCACATCTTCCGCGACAAGG GAAAATGGAGAGACCATGAACCGCATTCATGTCATGGGACTTCCTCTTTGCCCAAACACcaccaagaagaagaagcagcagcggcAGTACACCAGTGGAG GAACAAAAGCAATCGAAAGCTTTGCGACGTGGAACGCACTCCGGTGGCTGTATAATATGATGTTCCCATTCTCACTTTGTTTCTTTGATTCGTTATTAAAGTGTAATCATAAGCTAAATAAAGAAAGAGTGCCATTATTTGGAGGAGAGCTAATTGCTTTCTGCTGCCTAGCTTTTACGATTCCCTGA
- the LOC135584721 gene encoding NAC domain-containing protein 76-like: MITSNRQLMVPPGFRFHPTDEELLYYYLRKKLAYEAIDLDIIGDVDLNKLEPWDLKDKCRIESGPQNEWYFFCRKDKKYPTGTRTNRATAAGFWKATGRDKAIHLGNSKRIGMRKTLVFYTGRAPHGRKTDWIMHEYRLDRETSEVQEDAWVVCKVFQKKSHPTHILPETVVEEDQFDSSARSSRTMERKQTFHPPSEFSFNVSMHLPQLLSSEPFVSPPVPPVSMRSTLGGGVTLPQERLNWDWSILDKLLASHQNLDQILQSKSNPPTQFR; encoded by the exons ATGATTACCAGCAACCGGCAGCTGATGGTGCCTCCTGGCTTCCGGTTTCACCCGACCGATGAGGAGCTCCTCTACTATTACCTGAGGAAGAAGCTAGCCTACGAAGCCATCGATCTCGACATCATAGGGGACGTCGACCTCAACAAACTCGAACCATGGGACCTCAAAG ACAAGTGTAGAATCGAATCGGGGCCTCAAAATGAGTGGTACTTCTTCTGCCGTAAGGATAAGAAATACCCAACCGGTACACGAACCAACCGAGCGACGGCTGCCGGCTTCTGGAAGGCTACTGGGAGGGACAAGGCCATACATCTTGGCAACTCAAAGAGGATTGGCATGAGGAAAACCCTAGTATTCTACACCGGACGAGCTCCTCATGGCCGGAAGACAGATTGGATCATGCATGAGTATCGCCTCGACCGAGAGACCTCAGAGGTTCAG GAAGATGCATGGGTTGTCTGCAAGGTTTTCCAGAAAAAGAGCCATCCGACGCACATCCTACCTGAAACAGTGGTCGAGGAAGACCAATTCGATTCCAGTGCAAGAAGCTCCCGTACGATGGAGAGGAAGCAAACCTTTCATCCACCATCCGAGTTCTCCTTCAATGTCTCGATGCATCTTCCCCAGCTACTAAGCTCTGAACCTTTTGTCTCTCCCCCAGTGCCTCCTGTTTCCATGAGATCGACGTTGGGCGGAGGAGTAACTCTTCCACAGGAGAGGTTGAATTGGGATTGGTCCATCTTGGACAAGCTCCTCGCTTCCCACCAAAACCTGGATCAGATCTTACAAAGCAAGAGCAATCCCCCAACCCAGTTCCGGTGA
- the LOC135596037 gene encoding embryonic protein DC-8-like: MPAHFLHPTCPLLCSSPTTCHTRCPLLPSATTPTAALASLLRRPHHLSFAKFTLWRREEIVARIMASGQQVNREEEVSREEERAKREAMSLEEIGHYRATAQQNSIESIRAAEERYEKAKHAGLATVHHAKETVVHGLGAAGAYAAAKGTEAKDYAGEKARGAAEVAAQKAAAAKDVTVEKGRQGLEVAKDTAAQAAVKAKDLTVGTGETAMEYAKETAAKTKDVTVYTGQTAVDYVKLAAMKTKDVTAGAGETAIDYAKQAVEKAKDVTISTGQTAAEFAQLAAAKTKDATLSAAEYAREKTVGAKDTASETTQRTTEEVKETAKAMGHGAMEKAEEAKEAAKDTGGRAMGYTSNKAEEAMVAARAMARKAVEKAREAREAAKGTGEEAMRKARAKAEEAIEAAKRALEYAAFKGGEEQEYTDEKASEAKEKRGEKTEEAKRIMEGAKQEAGGGEAMETGDEAKHYKEEKATEPQKVEAGEGGGGGGGGGGEETKPAKIPAAVIEVTMQEAIDSTAAAGELLETIGVAVTEIAMSTADMIIGLDAEEKRGE, encoded by the exons ATGCCCGCCCACTTCCTCCACCCTACGTGCCCTCTCCTCTGCTCCTCACCCACGACGTGTCACACCAGGTGTCCACTCTTACCTTCTGCCACGACACCAACTGCCGCCCTCGCTTCCCTTTTAAGGCGTCCTCACCATCTTTCCTTCGCTAAGTTCACTCTTTGGCGAAGAGAAGAGATCGTTGCACGCATAATGGCTTCAGGGCAACAAGTCAACAGGGAGGAGGAGGTTTCCAGAGAAGAGGAACGAGCCAAGAGGGAGGCCATGTCGCTGGAGGAGATCGGCCACTACCGCGCCACCGCTCAGCAGAACTCCATCGAGTCCATCAGGGCCGCGGAGGAGCGGTACGAGAAGGCCAAGCATGCTGGCTTGGCGACGGTCCACCACGCCAAAGAAACCGTCGTCCACGGCCTCGGCGCCGCGGGGGCTTATGCCGCCGCCAAAGGCACCGAGGCGAAGGATTATGCGGGCGAGAAAGCCCGCGGTGCAGCTGAAGTTGCTGCGCAGAAGGCTGCCGCAGCAAAGGATGTCACCGTCGAAAAGGGCCGACAGGGGCTCGAAGTCGCAAAGGATACCGCGGCCCAGGCGGCGGTGAAGGCCAAGGACTTGACTGTTGGCACTGGTGAGACCGCAATGGAGTATGCAAAGGAAACGGCCGCGAAGACGAAGGATGTGACAGTGTACACGGGCCAGACCGCAGTGGATTACGTGAAGCTGGCAGCCATGAAGACGAAGGATGTCACGGCCGGTGCGGGCGAGACAGCCATAGATTACGCAAAGCAGGCAGTGGAGAAGGCAAAGGATGTGACGATAAGCACCGGGCAGACTGCTGCTGAGTTCGCGCAGCTAGCTGCTGCAAAGACAAAGGATGCGACGCTGAGTGCAGCAGAGTACGCGCGCGAGAAGACCGTGGGAGCCAAGGATACAGCTTCTGAGACAACGCAGAGAACCACAGAGGAGGTAAAGGAGACCGCGAAGGCCATGGGTCATGGAGCTATGGAGAAGGCGGAAGAGGCCAAGGAAGCAGCAAAGGACACAGGCGGAAGAGCCATGGGATACACAAGTAACAAGGCTGAGGAGGCAATGGTGGCTGCTAGGGCTATGGCTCGGAAAGCCGTGGAGAAAGCTCGGGAAGCTAGGGAAGCAGCGAAAGGCACGGGCGAAGAAGCCATGAGGAAAGCAAGAGCGAAGGCAGAGGAGGCAATAGAGGCAGCCAAGAGAGCCCTGGAGTACGCAGCGTTCAAGGGAGGGGAAGAACAGGAGTACACTGACGAGAAAGCATCCGAAGCAAAG GAAAAACGAGGAGAGAAGACCGAAGAGGCCAAGAGAATCATGGAGGGAGCAAAACAGGaagcaggaggaggagaagccaTGGAGACCGGAGATGAAGCTAAACACTACAAGGAAGAGAAAGCTACCGAACCACAG AAAGTAGAGGcaggggaaggaggaggaggaggaggaggaggaggaggagaagaaaccaAGCCAGCGAAGATCCCTGCGGCGGTAATAGAGGTCACAATGCAAGAGGCGATTGATTCCACTGCTGCTGCCGGGGAGCTACTGGAAACCATTGGCGTGGCAGTCACCGAAATTGCCATGTCTACAGCTGATATGATCATCGGATTAGATGCAGAAGAGAAGAGAGGTGAATGA
- the LOC135596040 gene encoding glucan endo-1,3-beta-glucosidase 11-like isoform X2 — protein sequence MAVSILLRSRIVSMFLLYNLLSSEFGFLRLGSSLGINYGQVANNLPSPEQVRLLLTSLRITKTRIYDTNPRVLTAFANTGIDLIVTVPNEAVGVMMDPRQALQWVMTNVQPYFPATKITGISVGNEVYTSDDPTLMSNLVPALLSIHSALVQLGLDSYIHVSTANSLAVLENSYPPSMGSFKPEMANLLVPFLQFLAATKSPFWINAYPYFAYKDSPAKVSLDYVLFNPNAGMVDPYTKLRYDNMLYAQVDAVIFAIARLGYGAVDVRVSETGWPSKGDPNEVGATVENARAYNRNLLLRQIRSEGTPVRPNQRLEVYLFALFNEDMKPGPTSERNYGLYQPDGTMVYNVGLAALTSSASVSLTSSATRDMRKEVGSLWYWILMFSLTFQAFMRMAI from the exons aTGGCTGTCTCCATCTTGCTCAGGTCAAGGATAGTTTCGATGTTCCTTCTGTATAACCTTTTATCCTCAG AGTTTGGCTTCCTTCGACTTGGTTCTTCGCTAGGCATCAACTACGGGCAGGTAGCCAACAATCTACCATCGCCGGAACAAGTGCGCCTCCTCTTGACCTCCCTCAGGATCACCAAGACGAGGATTTACGACACCAACCCTCGAGTCCTCACAGCATTCGCCAACACCGGCATCGACCTCATCGTGACGGTGCCGAACGAGGCCGTGGGCGTGATGATGGACCCTCGACAAGCTCTGCAATGGGTCATGACCAACGTACAACCCTACTTTCCGGCCACGAAGATTACCGGCATCTCCGTCGGCAACGAAGTGTACACGAGCGACGACCCGACCTTGATGTCGAACCTCGTCCCGGCGCTGCTCAGCATCCACTCCGCCCTCGTCCAACTCGGCCTCGACTCGTACATTCACGTGTCGACGGCGAATTCGCTGGCGGTGCTGGAGAACTCGTACCCGCCGTCGATGGGGTCATTCAAGCCGGAGATGGCGAACCTGTTGGTGCCGTTCCTTCAGTTCCTGGCCGCGACGAAATCGCCCTTCTGGATCAATGCGTACCCCTACTTCGCCTACAAGGATAGCCCTGCGAAGGTCTCGCTAGACTACGTTCTGTTCAACCCGAACGCAGGGATGGTGGATCCTTACACCAAGCTTCGCTACGACAACATGCTGTACGCTCAAGTGGACGCCGTCATCTTCGCCATTGCCCGGTTGGGCTACGGCGCCGTGGACGTCAGGGTGTCGGAGACCGGATGGCCATCGAAAGGCGACCCCAACGAGGTCGGCGCCACCGTGGAGAACGCCAGGGCTTACAACAGGAACCTGCTCCTGAGGCAGATCAGGAGCGAGGGGACTCCGGTGAGGCCAAACCAGAGATTGGAGGTCTACTTGTTTGCCCTGTTCAACGAGGACATGAAGCCCGGGCCGACCTCGGAGCGGAACTACGGACTGTATCAACCCGACGGGACCATGGTCTATAACGTCGGCCTGGCCGCATTGACATCTTCTGCATCCGTTTCTCTCACATCTTCCGCGACAAGG GACATGAGGAAGGAAGTTGGCAGCTTGTGGTACTGGATTCTCATGTTCTCGTTGACTTTCCAAGCTTTTATGAGAATGGCAATCTAA